A window of the Theileria parva strain Muguga chromosome 2, complete sequence, whole genome shotgun sequence genome harbors these coding sequences:
- a CDS encoding Cytochrome c family protein, producing MAKPEPDVVIPEGDSSKGAKLFKSKCAQCHTINKGGSVKQGPNLYGFYGRKSGASDYAYSDANKNSGIVWSDKHLFVYLVNPKQYIPGTKMVFAGLKKEQDRADLIAYLKEASSK from the exons atGGCAAAACCGGAACCAGATGTAGTTATTCCTGAAGGAGATTCCTCAAAAGGAGCCAAACTCTTCAAGTCAAAATGTGCTCAATGTCACACAATAAACAAAG GAGGAAGCGTGAAACAAGGCCCTAACCTATATGGATTTTATGGCCGTAAATCTGGCGCAAGTGATTACGCATATTCTGACgcaaataaaaattctg gCATTGTATGGTCTGATAAGCATCTTTTTGTGTACCTGGTTAATCCCAAGCAGTATATTCCAGGAACAAAAATGGTTTTCGCCGGGTTAAAGAAGGAACAAGACCGAGCAGATTTAATAGCGTATCTGAAGGAAGCTTCTTCCAAATAA
- a CDS encoding putative integral membrane protein, which yields MCIYFFNFVFYKIFIIFVLLCCSIFIPKVTLLKQNFHIFNFAKCIRIYSEPNGVLRDILNKPSLTHNFLHRFAIFSSSPVNRRNYTNPKNNNNCYSFVPYNTLNSTNKLPFPSFNKIELRPIEYTKNDSELSHSRNTFSRVYLLESIKNWFLDEVVGWYVPPMPIGEKASYILKKEGPLQSDEDRKALLDKIGATEDDSVYTVFNKYRNFIKNKPKISYTDLNDYFLGYVRRAFVEDLEKMERAASQGLKSWTEYWRPNRKEKPVFDDDSVLSVQDKSFLTWFVPAKEAEQRLTQLQKKRRRYFGINTRRFRGLIRITKDFKSRLTKCSTTMIPLFLLGLVPKLGSWSIGISSIVAAKIIYGDRKNYRTQFLDTEKYLLKSEYDRSETVKTLATLFIVALHTTIGYVTSTLVNFYTRIGSILSPETINAFFINLQLTLCSLIYDTSEMTFEEKVKLANGTLGLEQPESQSNPPSSE from the exons atgtgtatttatttttttaactttgttttttacaagatttttattatatttgtattattatgttgtagtatttttattcctAAAGTTACCCTTTTAAAGCAGAATTTTCACATATTTAACTTTGCTAAATGTATAAGAATTTACTCCGAGCCAAATGGAGTCCTACGGGACATTCTAAACAAACCTTCCCTAACACACAACTTTTTACACAGATTCGCAattttttcttcttctCCAGTTAATCGCAGAAATTACACTAATCCCAAGAATAATAACAATTGTTACTCATTTGTACCATataatactttaaattctACTAATAAATTGCCTTTTCCAtcatttaacaaaattgaGCTCAGACCTATAGAATACACTAAAAATGATTCCGAATTATCTCATAGTAGGAACACTTTCAGTCGTGTTTATCTGTTAGAATCTATTAAGAATTGGTTTTTAGATGAAGTGGTAGGATGGTATGTTCCTCCTATGCCCATCGGCGAAAAAGCTTCATACATCCTCAAAAAAGAAGGCCCTCTACAATCTG ATGAGGATAGGAAGGCATTGTTGGATAAGATTGGTGCGACTGAGGATGATTCTGTCTACACagtttttaataaatacaGAAACTTCATAAAGAACAAGCCTAAGATTTCATATACTGATTTAAATGATTATTTTCTCGGATATGTAAGACGAGCATTTGTGGAGGATTTGGAGAAGATGGAGCGTGCCGCTTCTCAGGGCTTGAAGTCCTGGACTGAATATTGGAGACCAAACAG gaAGGAGAAACCTGTTTTTGATGACGATTCTGTGCTTTCAGTTCAAGATAAAAGCTTTCTAACCTGGTTTGTTCCCGCCAAAGAGGCTGAACAACGTCTAACACAGCTACAAAAAAAGAGGAGACGTTATTTCGGCATTAATACCAGGAGATTCCGTGGACTCATCAGAATCACAAA GGACTTTAAGAGTCGATTAACAAAGTGTTCTACGACGATGATTCCGTTATTTTTACTGGGATTAGTGCCTAAACTGGGCTCCTGGTCCATAGGAATTTCCTCCATTGTCGCCGCTAAAATCATCTACGGAGATAGAAAAAACTATAGAACACAG tttttGGACACTGAAAAGTATTTGTTAAAGTCAGAATACGACCGTTCTGAGACTGTAAAAACACTAGCAACACTTTTTATCGTGGCCTTGCACACAACAATCGGATATGTAACCTCAACTCTAGTAAATTTTTAC ACGAGGATTGGAAGTATTTTATCACCTGAGACTATTAACGccttttttattaatttgcAACTCACGTTATGCTCACTGATTTATGATACAAGTGAAATGACATTTGAAGAAAAAGTTAAGCTTGCAAATGGTACTTTAGGATTAGAACAACCAGAATCACAGTCCAATCCGCCAAGTTCTGAGTAA
- the CPK2 gene encoding Protein kinase domain protein — MGVVQSNLNRRERNYIVETLNSNSIGQEQDNMSQNVKRKEVSVSSNNNFRFFSKNRFNLKTKNDKAAKRAQPTEPKKQLNFTEPNAAPVKHTENEPQDEFFPLFRWTPSSGFDEDLVSSFEKLASIKSVSFEDISMVTSRSDRFKTITRMGSDIITNFKRTLTPSVSHCQSISEDSETHPQTPKNEKLDQMNLDALSSRTSSTNFSDDVSTRRETDTHDQEMVQTHVQEMVHTHGTRVPTQTTQPTQFTQGVRFAEEAHNLTPTRHDQPNLRQVDVQRDVHRENRENREEHMHRVVHKTGVHREVDMSIHEHKVTCIPPCFRISPRPEKELIEKPSYNSLCTKCMHKEDKIPKGFKGMILQLPTRGNEGKPREKSPLLNRSKIIPQTALTDGTSIHDVYEIKSEKLGNGSYGNVLKGVHKESGAVRAIKIILKSKIENAMRMKREIQIMKTLDHPNIIKLFEVYEDADCLYLVMEMCVGGELFDRIVSTNGFSEAYAASIMRQVFSAIAYCHNRNVLHRDLKPENILYMNDKPSSTIKIIDWGFATKCYRTHKFSSLVGTPYYVAPEVLLGNYDKACDIWSAGVILFILLVGYPPFHGSNNTEILNNVKRGTLKFVEKHWSHVSKSAIDLIKRCLHYIPKNRITAEEALNHEWILRIRTIPQSVEPHISKSLTRRFKKFLKYNKMKQMALTCLAYHLSERELAPLTNAFESLDKDGDGVLSLDEVANGLKHSKQSSFHIEQIVKGIDTDQSGIIEYTEFVAAAIDARLYNQKDFFKRAFNIFDTDRDGRITREDMYRVFSTESTNPRMTQEMVEDILEEVDLDRDGTISYDEFTSMLSNRPEDD, encoded by the exons ATGGGTGTTGTCCAATCGAATTTAAATAGAAGGGAAAGGAATTACATAGTTGAAACTCTGAATTCTAACAGCATTGGACAGGAACAGGATAACATGAGCCAGAACGTGAAACGGAAGGAAGTCTCCGTCTCCTCCAACAATAATTTTCGATTTTTTTCAAAGAAtagatttaatttaaagaCCAAGAATGACAAGGCCGCTAAGCGGGCACAACCTACCGAGCCAAAAAAACAACTAAACTTTACCGAACCAAATGCTGCACCGGTAAAACATACAGAAAATGAACCACAGGATGAGTTTTTTCCCTTATTTCGCTGGACGCCTTCATCAGGGTTTGATGAGGATTTGGTCTCCAGCTTCGAGAAGCTTGCCTCAATCAAGAGCGTGAGTTTTGAAGATATTTCAATGGTAACCTCAAGGTCTGACAGGTTTAAAACCATTACCAGAATGGGTTCTGACATTATTACCAATTTTAAGAGAACACTCACGCCCTCAGTTTCTCACTGCCAGAGCATTTCTGAGGATTCTGAGACCCACCCACAAACTCCAAAGAATGAGAAATTGGACCAGATGAACCTGGACGCTCTTAGCTCCAGAACCTCAAGCACTAACTTCTCCGATGATGTTTCAACACGTAGAGAAACTGACACACATGATCAGGAAATGGTACAAACTCATGTTCAGGAAATGGTGCACACTCATGGTACAAGGGTACCCACACAAACCACGCAAcctacacaatttacacaagGTGTTAGATTTGCTGAGGAAGCACATAATTTAACTCCTACAAGACATGATCAACCTAATCTACGTCAAGTTGATGTACAGAGAGATGTACACAGGGAAAATAGGGAAAATAGAGAAGAGCATATGCACAGAGTTGTGCACAAGACGGGTGTACATAGAGAAGTGGACATGAGTATTCATGAGCATAAGGTGACGTGTATTCCTCCGTGTTTTAGGATAAGTCCGAGGCCTGAGAAGGAGTTGATAGAGAAGCCGAGTTACAACTCCTTGTGTACAAAGTGCATGCACAAGGAGGATAAAATCCCCAAGGGCTTCAAGGGCATGATACTTCAACTTCCCACCAGAGGAAATGAGGGGAAGCCCCGTGAGAAGTCTCCGCTTTTAAACAGGTCCAAGATCATACCTCAAACCGCTTTAACTGACGGCACAAGCATCCACGACGTGTACGAAATCAAGTCTGAGAAACTCGGCAACGGCAGCTACGGGAATGTACTCAAGGGAGTACATAAAGAGTCCGGAGCCGTCAGAGCCATCAAAATCATACTCAAATCCAAAATCGAAAACGCCATGAGAATGAAACGAGAAATACAAATCAT gAAAACGTTGGATCACCcgaatataataaagttatttgAGGTGTACGAGGATGCGGATTGTTTATATTTGGTGATGGAGATGTGTGTGGGTGGCGAGTTGTTTGACAGGATCGTGAGTACGAATGGGTTTTCTGAGGCGTACGCAGCCTCGATAATGAGACAAGTGTTTTCAGCAATCGCCTACTGCCATAACAGGAACGTATTGCACAGGGACTTGAAGCCtgagaatattttatacatgaACGACAAACCCTCCTCCACCATCAAGATCATTGACTGGGGGTTTGCCACAAAGTGCTACAGGACACACAAGTTCAGTAGTTTGGTGGGAACTCCATACTACGTGGCACCGGAGGTTTTACTGGGTAACTACGACAAGGCGTGTGATATCTGGAGCGCCGGCGTTATTCTCTTCATTTTACTGGTCGGATACCCGCCATTCCACGGAAGCAATAACACTGAAATTCTCAACAATGTCAAACGGGGAACTCTAAAGTTTGTGGAGAAACACTGGAGCCACGTGTCAAAATCTGCAATTGACCTTATTAAAAGGTGTTTGCACTACATTCCAAAGAACAGAATAACTGCCGAGGAAGCTCTGAATCATGAGTGGATTCTCAGAATCAGAACAATTCCACAGTCAGTAGAGCCGCACATATCCAAAAGCCTAACAAGACGTTTTAAGAAGTTtcttaaatataataagatGAAACAAATGGCACTTACCTGCCTGGCGTATCATCTTAGTGAACGGGAACTTGCACCTCTTACCAACGCCTTTGAATCACTGGATAAGGACGGAGATGGCGTCTTGTCACTCGACGAAGTCGCCAACGGACTCAAACACTCCAAACAATCCTCATTCCACATCGAACAAATCGTCAAAGGAATCGATACCGATCAATCCGGAATCATAG AGTACACGGAATTTGTGGCGGCGGCGATAGATGCGCGTTTGTATAACCAGAAGGATTTTTTCAAGAGGGCGTTTAACATTTTTGACACTGACCGTGACGGAAGAATAACAAG gGAGGATATGTACCGCGTTTTTTCAACTGAATCTACCAATCCTCGCATGACACAAGAAATGGTCGAAGATATTTTAGAAGAG GTGGATTTGGACCGTGACGGAACGATAAGTTACGACGAATTCACATCCATGCTCTCAAATCGACCCGAGGATGATTAA